The segment ATGCACTGCTGGCATTGCTGTCCGATCCGCAGTGGCAGCCATATCTGGTGTTTCCCGGTGAATACGTCGCCCCTGAGCGGGTAACGCACACGGTGGACCTGGACAGCAGCAAGCGCCCGCTGTTTATCCTGCTGGATGCAACCTGGACCGAGGCCCGCAAGATCTTTCGCAAAAGCCCGTATTTCGATGCCTTGCCTATTTTGAGCCTGCTGCCTGAAAGGCTGTCGCGCTACCGGCTGCGGCGCTCCACACGAAGTGAGCATCTGTGTACCGCAGAAGTGGCCAGTTTATGCCTTGAGCTGGCCGGCGATACCGAGGCTTCAAGTGCGCTGGATGCCTATTTCGATGTGTTCAGCCAGCATTACCTGGACGCGAAAAACCAGCTGCCGATGAATGAATCCAGCGTCGCACACCAGGAACTGGGCGTTTTTGTAAAAGACCTTCCCCGGAATCGGGCTCAATAGACTAAAGAAGTAGCGCTACACTTTTCCGGCAGATGCAAGCGAGTGCCATTGTTCGTATTTGGATGATGGCGCCGTGATAGCTTCCCCTTGGACCCAGGCGTCAGGTTTTCAACTTGACCACCCCCGTTTCGCTGGGCATGCTTGGCGCCGATTCGGCTGAAGTAGCTGCTAAAACACTTATATTTGCCGACGTTTAGCGTAAATCGCGCCCTTTGACCCCTAGTCTTTGAGCTATTGCTCGAGTTGCCTTAGCGAGTGCTGGAATTCATCAGGGCTCGCCTGAAAAACAGGATCATTTAAAAAATGGCCACATACGAAATCCTGATTGCCGACGACCATCCGCTGTTTCGCAGTGCCTTGCACCAGGCTGTGAGCATTGGGCTGGGCTCTGATGTTCGCCTGGTTGAGGTTGCCAGTATTGCTGAGCTTGAAACACAGCTGGCAATCAAGGCCGATTGGGATCTGGTGCTGCTCGACTTGAACATGCCGGGCGCTTACGGTTTCTCCGGGCTGGTGTTGTTGCGTGGTCAATACCCGCAGATCCCGGTAGTGATGGTTTCAGCTCAGGAAGAAGCCTCGATCATGGTGCGGTCGCGGGAATTTGGCGCCAGTGGTTTTATCCCAAAATCCAGCTCGCTGGATGAAATTCAAAAAGCCGTGCGCGCGGTGCTGGATGGTGATGTGAGCTGGCCGCCCCAGGCGTTTGAAGAAGTTCAGGTGTCGGCTGAGGCCAAGGCCGCCAGCGAAGGCCTGGCCAGCTTGACTCCACAGCAGTTCCGGGTGCTGACCATGGTGTGTGAAGGTTTGTTGAACAAGCAGATCGCCTATGAGCTGAGCGTTTCCGAAGCAACCATCAAGGCCCACGTGACAGCGATTTTCCGCAAGCTGGGAGTTCGCACGCGAACCCAGGCCGCGCTACTCTTGCAGCAACTTGAATCAATTTCGAGCCATTAACCTGCGAGCCTTCACGCTTTTTTGACGAGGCGTGAACTAGCGTCCCTTTCTCATTTTTTTGCGCAGTTGCCTATCTATGTCGCCTTTCAAGGGTAAAACCGGATTTAAACGGATTTTGAATGCCAGCGGTTACTCGCTGGACGGTATGCGCGCAGCCTTTACTGGCGAGGCGGCTTTTCGGCAGTTAGTGTTGCTGAACGTGATATTGATCCCGCTGAGCTTCCTGCTGAATGTGAGCCGGGTAGAGCGGGCCTTGCTGATCGCTGTATGCCTGTTGGCATTGATTGTGGAATTGTTGAATTCGGCGATTGAGGCAGTGGTTGACCGTATCTCCCTCGACTTGCACCCATTGTCGAAAAATGCCAAGGACATGGGCAGCGCCGCCCAGTTTGTGGTGCTGACCATGATTGCCGTGGTATGGGCGGTCATTCTGCTTTAAGCGATGGTCGGTAATACGATCTCGTCGCTGCGCTGAACCCCTGCGGTGAAGGCGCGGCACAGTTCCAGAAACTCGCGCATGGCAGACGTCTGATACTTCTTT is part of the Pseudomonas sp. ML2-2023-3 genome and harbors:
- a CDS encoding tRNA-uridine aminocarboxypropyltransferase, translated to MTLTTFPPNSVARLRDEREEESTKPYLARGSRAPRCHTCRVIESHCLCNWRPKVSTRSGVCLVMTKKEVFKPSNTGWLIADVVSDNFAFIWSRTETDDALLALLSDPQWQPYLVFPGEYVAPERVTHTVDLDSSKRPLFILLDATWTEARKIFRKSPYFDALPILSLLPERLSRYRLRRSTRSEHLCTAEVASLCLELAGDTEASSALDAYFDVFSQHYLDAKNQLPMNESSVAHQELGVFVKDLPRNRAQ
- a CDS encoding diacylglycerol kinase, which codes for MSPFKGKTGFKRILNASGYSLDGMRAAFTGEAAFRQLVLLNVILIPLSFLLNVSRVERALLIAVCLLALIVELLNSAIEAVVDRISLDLHPLSKNAKDMGSAAQFVVLTMIAVVWAVILL
- the erdR gene encoding response regulator transcription factor ErdR; translated protein: MATYEILIADDHPLFRSALHQAVSIGLGSDVRLVEVASIAELETQLAIKADWDLVLLDLNMPGAYGFSGLVLLRGQYPQIPVVMVSAQEEASIMVRSREFGASGFIPKSSSLDEIQKAVRAVLDGDVSWPPQAFEEVQVSAEAKAASEGLASLTPQQFRVLTMVCEGLLNKQIAYELSVSEATIKAHVTAIFRKLGVRTRTQAALLLQQLESISSH